From Klebsiella electrica, the proteins below share one genomic window:
- the lldD gene encoding FMN-dependent L-lactate dehydrogenase LldD has protein sequence MIISAASDYRAAAQRILPPFLFHYIDGGAYAEHTLRRNVEDLSDVALRQRVLKNMSDLSLETTLFKEKLSMPVALAPVGLCGMYARRGEVQAAGAADDKGIPFTLSTVSVCPIEEVAPTIKRPMWFQLYVLRDRGFMRNALERAKAAGCSTLVFTVDMPTPGARYRDAHSGMSGPNAAMRRYWQAMTHPQWAWDVGLNGRPHDLGNISAYLGKPTGLEDYIGWLANNFDPSISWKDLEWIREFWDGPMVIKGILDPQDARDAVRFGADGIVVSNHGGRQLDGVLSSARALPAIADAVKGDIAILADSGIRNGLDVVRMIALGADSVLLGRAYLYALATHGKQGVANLLNLIEKEMKVAMTLTGTKTIGEISRDSLVQNADALQTFNAIKQGNAA, from the coding sequence ATGATTATTTCAGCCGCCAGCGACTATCGCGCAGCCGCACAGCGTATCCTGCCACCGTTCCTGTTCCACTACATCGACGGCGGCGCCTATGCCGAACACACGCTGCGCCGCAACGTTGAAGACCTGTCTGATGTGGCGCTCCGCCAGCGGGTCCTGAAGAATATGTCGGACCTGAGCCTGGAGACGACGCTGTTCAAAGAAAAGCTCTCCATGCCGGTGGCGCTGGCGCCGGTCGGACTGTGCGGAATGTACGCTCGCCGCGGTGAAGTGCAGGCGGCAGGCGCCGCGGATGATAAAGGGATTCCGTTCACCCTCTCCACCGTTTCCGTCTGCCCGATAGAAGAGGTCGCGCCGACCATCAAGCGTCCGATGTGGTTCCAGCTGTACGTCCTGCGCGATCGCGGCTTTATGCGCAATGCGCTGGAGCGCGCCAAAGCGGCGGGCTGTTCCACCCTGGTGTTTACCGTTGATATGCCCACCCCCGGCGCCCGCTATCGCGATGCCCACTCCGGGATGAGCGGCCCGAACGCGGCGATGCGCCGCTACTGGCAGGCGATGACTCACCCACAGTGGGCGTGGGATGTCGGTTTAAACGGTCGCCCTCACGATCTCGGCAATATCTCCGCCTATCTCGGCAAGCCTACCGGTCTTGAGGATTATATCGGCTGGCTGGCCAACAACTTCGATCCGTCGATTTCGTGGAAAGACCTTGAGTGGATCCGCGAATTCTGGGATGGCCCGATGGTGATCAAAGGGATCCTCGATCCGCAGGATGCGCGGGATGCGGTACGCTTCGGCGCCGACGGGATCGTGGTCTCCAACCACGGCGGCCGCCAGCTCGACGGCGTTCTCTCCTCTGCCCGCGCGCTACCGGCGATCGCTGATGCGGTCAAAGGCGATATCGCCATTCTCGCCGATAGCGGTATTCGTAATGGTCTTGATGTGGTGCGGATGATTGCGCTGGGCGCCGATAGCGTACTGCTGGGCCGCGCCTATCTCTACGCGCTGGCCACCCACGGTAAGCAGGGGGTAGCCAACCTGCTGAATCTTATCGAGAAAGAGATGAAAGTGGCCATGACCCTGACCGGAACCAAAACCATCGGCGAAATCAGCCGCGATTCGCTGGTGCAGAACGCCGACGCGCTGCAAACCTTCAATGCGATTAAGCAGGGTAACGCTGCCTAA
- the lldR gene encoding transcriptional regulator LldR, with amino-acid sequence MIVMPRRLADDVVRRVRALIEEQKLEAGMRLPAERQLAAQLGVSRNSLREALAMLVNEGLLVSRRGGGTFVRWQHETWSEQNIVQPLKTLLADDPDYSFDILEARHAIEASTAWHAAMRATDAEKERIRLCFEATQSEDPDLASQADVRFHLAIAEASHNVVLLQTMRGFFDLLQSSVKQSRQRMYLVPPVFARLTEQHQAVMEAIFAGDAEGARQAMMAHLGFVHATIKHFDEDQARQARITRLPGDHNENARENP; translated from the coding sequence ATGATAGTGATGCCCCGGCGCCTCGCAGACGATGTCGTCCGTCGTGTGCGGGCGCTGATTGAAGAACAAAAGCTGGAGGCGGGCATGCGACTGCCCGCCGAGCGCCAGTTGGCCGCGCAGCTTGGCGTATCGCGCAACTCGCTGCGCGAAGCGCTGGCGATGCTGGTGAACGAAGGTCTGCTGGTCAGCCGTCGCGGCGGCGGGACCTTCGTGCGCTGGCAGCACGAGACGTGGTCGGAACAGAATATCGTTCAGCCGCTAAAAACGCTGCTCGCCGACGACCCCGATTACAGCTTTGATATTCTGGAAGCCCGCCACGCCATCGAAGCCAGCACGGCCTGGCATGCGGCGATGCGGGCAACCGATGCCGAAAAAGAGCGCATTCGCCTGTGCTTTGAAGCCACCCAGAGCGAGGACCCGGACCTCGCCTCGCAGGCCGACGTGCGCTTTCATCTGGCGATCGCCGAAGCCTCGCACAACGTGGTGCTGCTACAAACCATGCGCGGCTTTTTCGACCTCCTGCAATCCTCGGTCAAACAGAGCCGCCAGCGGATGTACCTTGTCCCGCCGGTATTCGCCCGTCTGACCGAACAGCACCAGGCCGTGATGGAGGCCATTTTCGCCGGTGACGCCGAAGGCGCACGGCAGGCGATGATGGCGCATTTAGGCTTTGTCCACGCCACGATTAAACACTTTGATGAAGACCAGGCCCGCCAGGCGCGAATTACCCGTCTGCCCGGTGACCACAATGAAAATGCCAGGGAGAACCCGTGA
- the lldP gene encoding L-lactate permease — MNLWQQNYDPAGNIWLSSLIASLPILFFFFALIKLKLKGYLAATWTVAIALSVALLFYKMPVDRALTSVVYGFFYGLWPIAWIIIAAVFVYKISVKTGQFDIIRSSILSITPDQRLQMLIVGFSFGAFLEGAAGFGAPVAITAALLVGLGFNPLYAAGLCLIVNTAPVAFGAMGIPILVAGQVTGIDSFAIGQMVGRQLPFLTIIVLFWIMAIMDGWRGVKETWPAVMVAGGSFAIAQYLSSNFLGPELPDIISSLVSLVCLTLFLKRWQPVRIFRFGDMGAAQVDQTLARTHYSAGQIARAWSPFLFLTATVTLWSIPPFKALFAPGGAMYDFVINISVPFLDKMVARMPPVVSAATPYAAVYKFDWLSATGTAILFAALLSIVWLRMKPKDALVTFGSTLKELALPIYSIGMVLAFAFISNYSGLSSTLALALAHTGHAFTFFSPFLGWLGVFLTGSDTSSNALFAALQATAAQQIGVSDILLVAANTTGGVTGKMISPQSIAIACAAVGLVGKESDLFRFTVKHSLIFTCMVGVITTLQAYVLTWMIP; from the coding sequence ATGAACCTCTGGCAACAAAATTACGATCCGGCCGGTAATATCTGGCTCTCAAGTCTTATCGCATCGTTACCGATTCTGTTTTTCTTTTTTGCCCTGATAAAGCTCAAGCTCAAAGGGTACCTGGCAGCGACATGGACCGTGGCCATTGCGCTATCGGTCGCGCTGCTGTTCTATAAAATGCCGGTGGACCGCGCGCTGACTTCTGTGGTCTACGGCTTCTTTTACGGCCTGTGGCCCATCGCGTGGATTATTATCGCCGCGGTATTCGTCTATAAAATTTCGGTCAAGACCGGGCAGTTCGACATTATCCGCTCGTCGATTCTCTCGATTACCCCTGACCAGCGCCTGCAGATGCTGATTGTCGGCTTCTCCTTCGGGGCTTTCCTCGAAGGTGCGGCCGGCTTTGGCGCGCCGGTGGCGATTACCGCCGCGCTGCTGGTCGGCCTGGGTTTTAACCCGCTGTATGCGGCGGGCCTGTGTCTGATCGTCAACACCGCGCCGGTTGCCTTCGGTGCGATGGGCATTCCCATTCTGGTCGCCGGCCAGGTGACCGGTATCGACAGCTTTGCCATCGGCCAGATGGTCGGTCGTCAACTGCCGTTCCTGACCATTATCGTCCTGTTCTGGATTATGGCGATTATGGACGGCTGGCGCGGTGTCAAAGAGACCTGGCCGGCGGTCATGGTGGCCGGTGGCTCGTTCGCCATCGCACAGTACCTCAGCTCCAACTTCCTCGGCCCGGAACTGCCGGACATCATCTCTTCCCTGGTGTCGCTGGTTTGCCTGACCCTGTTCCTCAAACGCTGGCAGCCGGTGCGTATCTTCCGCTTTGGCGATATGGGCGCCGCGCAGGTCGATCAAACGCTGGCGCGTACCCATTACAGCGCCGGGCAGATCGCTCGCGCCTGGTCGCCCTTCCTGTTCCTGACCGCCACCGTGACCCTGTGGAGCATTCCGCCGTTTAAGGCCCTGTTTGCCCCCGGCGGCGCGATGTATGACTTCGTCATCAATATCTCTGTCCCGTTCCTCGATAAGATGGTGGCCCGCATGCCGCCGGTTGTCAGCGCCGCCACGCCTTACGCTGCGGTGTATAAGTTCGACTGGCTGTCGGCTACCGGCACCGCCATCCTGTTTGCGGCTTTACTTTCCATCGTCTGGCTGCGCATGAAACCGAAAGACGCGCTGGTCACCTTTGGCAGCACGTTAAAAGAACTGGCTCTGCCGATTTACTCTATCGGCATGGTACTGGCGTTCGCCTTTATCTCTAACTATTCCGGGCTGTCGTCGACGCTGGCCCTTGCGCTGGCGCATACCGGCCACGCGTTTACCTTCTTCTCGCCGTTCCTCGGCTGGCTGGGGGTATTCCTGACCGGTTCGGACACCTCGTCTAACGCGCTGTTCGCCGCGCTGCAGGCGACCGCGGCACAGCAGATCGGCGTATCCGATATTCTGCTGGTCGCGGCCAACACCACAGGCGGCGTCACCGGTAAAATGATTTCGCCGCAGTCCATCGCCATCGCCTGTGCGGCGGTAGGGCTGGTGGGGAAAGAGTCGGACCTGTTCCGCTTTACCGTAAAACACAGCCTGATCTTTACCTGCATGGTTGGCGTTATCACCACGCTACAGGCCTATGTCTTAACCTGGATGATCCCATGA
- a CDS encoding YibL family ribosome-associated protein — MKEVEKNEIKRLSDRLDAIRHQQADLSLVEAADKYAELEKEKTTLEAEIIRLREVQGQKLSKEAQKLMSLPHRRAITKKEQADMGKLKKSVRGLVIVHPMTALGREMNLKEMTGFSKTEF; from the coding sequence ATGAAAGAAGTCGAAAAGAATGAAATCAAGCGTTTGAGCGACCGCCTCGACGCCATCCGCCATCAGCAGGCAGACCTGTCGCTGGTGGAAGCTGCGGACAAATACGCCGAGCTGGAAAAAGAAAAAACCACCCTCGAAGCCGAAATTATTCGCCTGCGCGAAGTTCAGGGCCAGAAACTAAGCAAAGAAGCCCAGAAGCTGATGAGCCTGCCACATCGCCGCGCAATCACCAAAAAAGAGCAGGCCGATATGGGCAAGCTGAAGAAAAGCGTTCGCGGACTGGTGATTGTGCATCCGATGACCGCCCTCGGTCGCGAAATGAACCTCAAAGAAATGACCGGCTTCTCTAAAACCGAGTTCTAA
- the mtlR gene encoding mannitol operon repressor MtlR, which translates to MRQDLARYEPRPLLLLSDMQAIMEETQAFENRVLERLNAGKTVRSFLITTVELLTEAVNILVLQVFRKDDYAVKYAVEPLLDGDGPLGDLSVRLKLIYGLGVISRAEYEDAELLMALREELNHDGNEYGFTDDEILGPFGELHCVTALPPTPLFDESDEELLAMQKLRYQQVVRSTMMLSLTELISRISLKKAFQKSTL; encoded by the coding sequence ATGAGGCAAGACCTGGCGCGGTACGAACCGCGCCCATTACTACTCCTGTCAGATATGCAGGCCATAATGGAAGAAACACAGGCATTTGAAAACCGCGTGCTTGAGCGTCTGAATGCTGGCAAAACCGTACGAAGCTTCCTGATCACCACCGTCGAGCTACTCACGGAAGCGGTCAATATTCTGGTGCTTCAGGTGTTCCGTAAAGACGACTATGCGGTGAAATACGCAGTGGAGCCCTTGCTGGATGGCGATGGGCCGCTGGGAGACCTTTCTGTACGCCTGAAGCTGATTTACGGCCTTGGGGTGATTAGCCGCGCCGAATACGAAGACGCCGAGCTGCTGATGGCTCTGCGCGAAGAGTTGAATCACGACGGAAATGAGTACGGTTTTACCGATGATGAAATTCTTGGGCCTTTCGGCGAACTGCATTGCGTGACCGCCCTGCCGCCGACGCCACTGTTTGATGAGAGCGACGAAGAACTGCTGGCAATGCAGAAGCTGCGCTACCAGCAGGTTGTACGTTCAACAATGATGCTGTCTCTGACCGAGCTGATTTCCCGAATCAGCTTGAAAAAAGCCTTTCAGAAATCAACGCTCTGA
- the mtlD gene encoding mannitol-1-phosphate 5-dehydrogenase produces MNALHFGAGNIGRGFIGKLLADAGIALTFADVNQVVLDALNARHSYQVHVVGENEQVDTVSGVNAVSSIGDEVIDLIARVDLITTAVGPVVLERIAPAIAQGLAQRKAQGITAPLNIIACENMVRGTTQLKGHVFNALAEEDKAWVEANVGFVDSAVDRIVPPSASATHDPLEVTVETFSEWIVDKTQFKGTLPAIPGMELTDNLMAFVERKLFTLNTGHAITAYLGKLAGHQTIREAILDENIRAVVKGAMEESGAVLIKRYGFDAQKHAAYIQKILGRFENPYLKDDVERVGRQPLRKLSAGDRLIKPLLGTLEYALPHVNLVKGIAAAMHFRSEEDPQAQELADLINEKGPQAALAQISGLDAASAVVTEAVNDYNATK; encoded by the coding sequence ATGAATGCATTACATTTTGGCGCAGGTAATATCGGACGTGGCTTCATCGGCAAATTGCTGGCTGACGCGGGGATCGCTTTAACATTCGCCGATGTGAATCAGGTGGTACTTGATGCCCTGAATGCCCGTCATAGCTATCAGGTTCATGTCGTCGGTGAAAACGAGCAGGTCGATACCGTCTCCGGCGTCAATGCCGTCAGCAGCATCGGCGATGAAGTCATTGACCTGATTGCCCGCGTTGACCTGATCACCACCGCCGTCGGCCCGGTGGTGCTGGAGCGCATTGCGCCGGCTATTGCGCAAGGACTGGCGCAGCGTAAAGCGCAGGGGATAACCGCCCCGCTAAACATCATTGCCTGCGAAAATATGGTGCGCGGGACCACACAGCTTAAAGGCCACGTATTTAACGCCCTGGCGGAAGAAGATAAAGCCTGGGTAGAAGCCAACGTCGGCTTTGTCGATTCCGCGGTTGACCGTATTGTTCCCCCGTCAGCCTCTGCGACGCATGACCCGCTGGAAGTGACCGTGGAAACCTTTAGCGAGTGGATCGTCGATAAAACCCAGTTTAAAGGGACCTTGCCGGCGATCCCTGGCATGGAATTAACCGACAACCTGATGGCATTTGTCGAACGTAAGCTATTCACCTTAAACACCGGACATGCTATAACCGCCTACCTCGGAAAACTGGCCGGGCACCAGACAATCCGCGAGGCGATTCTCGATGAGAACATTCGCGCCGTGGTGAAAGGGGCCATGGAAGAGAGCGGCGCGGTACTGATCAAACGCTACGGCTTTGATGCGCAGAAGCACGCCGCCTACATCCAGAAAATCCTCGGCCGTTTCGAGAATCCGTACCTGAAAGATGACGTTGAGCGCGTGGGCCGTCAGCCGCTGCGTAAACTGAGCGCGGGCGATCGTCTGATTAAGCCGCTGCTTGGTACGCTGGAATATGCTCTGCCGCATGTTAACCTGGTCAAAGGGATCGCGGCGGCAATGCATTTCCGCAGCGAAGAAGACCCGCAGGCGCAGGAGCTGGCAGACTTGATTAACGAGAAGGGTCCCCAGGCTGCGCTGGCACAGATTTCCGGTCTGGATGCAGCAAGCGCCGTGGTGACCGAGGCCGTTAACGACTACAACGCCACCAAATGA
- a CDS encoding PTS mannitol transporter subunit IICBA produces MSSDIKIKVQSFGRFLSNMVMPNIGAFIAWGIITALFIPTGWLPNETLAKLVGPMITYLLPLLIGYTGGKLIGGERGGVVGAITTMGVIVGADMPMFLGAMIAGPLGGWAIKHFDSWVDGKIKSGFEMLVNNFSAGIIGMILAILAFLGIGPAVEVLSKILAAGVNFMVVHDMLPLASIFVEPAKILFLNNAINHGIFSPLGIQQSHELGKSIFFLIEANPGPGMGVLMAYMFFGRGNAKQSAGGAAIIHFLGGIHEIYFPYVLMNPRLILAVILGGMTGVFTLTILNGGLVSPASPGSILAVLAMTPKGAYFANIAAIIAAMVVSFVISAILLKTSKVKEEDDIDAATRRMQDMKAESKGAATPLSAGTVANDLSHVRKIIVACDAGMGSSAMGAGVLRKKVQDAGLSNISVTNCAINNLPPDVDLVITHRDLTERAMRQVPQAQHISLTNFLDSGLYTNLTERLVAAQRHTDNEKKVHGSLKDSFDAPETNLFKLGEENIFLGRKAATKEEAIRFAGEQLVKGGYVEPEYVQAMLDREKLTSTYLGESIAVPHGTIEAKDRVLKTGVVFCQYPEGVRFGEDEDDVARLVIGIAARNNEHIQVITSLTNALDDESVIERLTHTTSVEEVLSLLKV; encoded by the coding sequence ATGTCATCCGATATCAAGATCAAGGTGCAAAGCTTTGGTCGTTTCCTCAGCAATATGGTGATGCCAAACATCGGCGCGTTTATCGCGTGGGGTATCATTACCGCATTATTCATCCCGACAGGGTGGTTACCAAACGAGACGCTGGCGAAATTAGTCGGCCCGATGATCACCTACCTGTTGCCGCTGCTTATCGGCTATACCGGTGGTAAGTTAATTGGCGGTGAGCGTGGTGGCGTCGTCGGCGCTATTACCACAATGGGCGTCATCGTCGGCGCGGACATGCCGATGTTCCTCGGCGCGATGATCGCAGGTCCGCTGGGCGGCTGGGCGATTAAACATTTCGATAGCTGGGTAGACGGTAAGATTAAGTCCGGTTTCGAGATGCTGGTGAACAACTTCTCTGCCGGTATTATCGGGATGATCCTCGCGATTCTGGCATTCCTCGGCATTGGCCCGGCGGTTGAGGTTCTGTCTAAAATTCTGGCGGCAGGCGTTAACTTCATGGTTGTCCATGACATGCTGCCGCTGGCATCAATCTTCGTTGAGCCAGCGAAAATCCTGTTCCTTAACAACGCCATCAACCACGGTATCTTCTCGCCGCTGGGTATCCAGCAGTCTCATGAGCTGGGTAAATCCATCTTCTTCCTGATTGAAGCCAACCCGGGTCCGGGGATGGGCGTGCTGATGGCATACATGTTCTTTGGTCGCGGTAACGCGAAGCAGTCCGCAGGCGGTGCCGCAATCATCCACTTCCTGGGCGGTATTCACGAAATCTACTTCCCGTATGTGCTGATGAACCCGCGTCTGATCCTTGCCGTGATTCTCGGCGGTATGACCGGTGTGTTCACCCTGACTATCCTCAACGGCGGTCTGGTTTCTCCTGCCTCCCCAGGTTCTATCCTGGCGGTGCTGGCGATGACGCCGAAAGGGGCGTACTTCGCTAACATCGCGGCAATTATTGCGGCCATGGTCGTCTCCTTTGTGATCTCCGCCATTCTGCTGAAAACCAGCAAAGTGAAAGAAGAAGATGATATCGATGCTGCGACCCGTCGCATGCAGGATATGAAAGCCGAATCCAAAGGCGCGGCCACACCGCTGTCTGCAGGTACCGTGGCTAACGATCTGAGCCATGTGCGCAAAATCATCGTCGCCTGCGATGCCGGCATGGGTTCCAGCGCCATGGGCGCCGGGGTACTGCGTAAAAAAGTGCAGGATGCGGGGCTGAGCAATATCTCCGTCACCAACTGCGCCATTAACAACCTGCCGCCGGATGTCGACCTGGTGATTACCCACCGCGATCTGACCGAGCGGGCGATGCGCCAGGTGCCGCAGGCCCAGCACATTTCGCTGACCAACTTCCTCGACAGCGGCCTGTACACCAACCTGACCGAGCGTCTGGTTGCGGCGCAGCGCCATACTGATAACGAAAAGAAAGTTCACGGTAGCCTGAAAGACAGCTTTGATGCACCGGAAACCAATCTGTTCAAGCTTGGCGAAGAGAACATCTTCCTCGGTCGCAAAGCGGCGACGAAAGAAGAGGCGATCCGCTTTGCGGGCGAGCAGCTGGTGAAAGGCGGTTATGTTGAACCGGAATATGTGCAGGCGATGCTGGACCGTGAAAAACTGACCTCCACTTACCTGGGCGAGTCCATCGCGGTACCGCACGGCACCATCGAAGCAAAAGACCGTGTCCTGAAGACCGGCGTGGTGTTCTGCCAGTATCCGGAAGGGGTTCGCTTTGGCGAAGACGAAGATGACGTCGCCCGTCTGGTTATCGGTATCGCGGCACGCAATAACGAGCACATTCAAGTGATTACCAGCCTGACTAACGCGCTGGATGATGAGTCGGTGATTGAGCGCCTGACCCACACCACCAGCGTTGAGGAAGTGTTGTCTCTGCTGAAAGTGTAA
- a CDS encoding glutathione S-transferase, which translates to MKLIGSYTSPFVRKISVILLEKNLPFEFVNEFPYQEVNGVGKYNPLGKVPVLVTDSGECWYDSPIIAQYLEQLDAAPGMVPSDPNAALKMRQLEALADGVMEAAQALVREKTRPAAQQSESELLRQREKVARGLDELEARVADGSLRIDEVNLATISAACAIAYLNFRRVAPGWCATRPQLIKLVDALFQRASFARTEPPRT; encoded by the coding sequence ATGAAACTGATCGGCAGCTACACCAGTCCCTTTGTGCGTAAAATCTCCGTCATTCTGCTGGAGAAAAACCTCCCCTTCGAATTCGTCAATGAATTTCCCTACCAGGAGGTGAACGGCGTCGGGAAATACAATCCCTTGGGTAAGGTGCCGGTGCTGGTCACGGACAGCGGCGAATGCTGGTATGACTCCCCCATTATCGCGCAATACCTTGAACAGCTCGACGCTGCGCCGGGAATGGTGCCATCGGACCCGAACGCGGCGTTGAAAATGCGCCAGCTGGAGGCGCTGGCCGACGGCGTAATGGAGGCGGCGCAGGCGCTGGTACGCGAAAAGACCCGTCCGGCGGCGCAGCAGTCAGAAAGCGAGCTGCTGCGCCAGCGGGAGAAAGTAGCCCGCGGCCTTGATGAACTGGAAGCCCGTGTAGCCGATGGCAGCCTGCGGATCGATGAGGTTAATCTGGCGACGATTTCAGCGGCGTGCGCGATTGCCTATCTCAACTTTCGGCGGGTTGCGCCCGGCTGGTGTGCGACCCGGCCTCAGCTGATTAAGCTGGTCGACGCGCTGTTTCAGCGCGCCAGTTTCGCCCGTACCGAACCGCCAAGGACTTGA
- the selB gene encoding selenocysteine-specific translation elongation factor, which produces MIIATAGHVDHGKTTLLQAITGVNADRLPEEKSRGMTIDLGYAYWPQPDGRVLGFIDVPGHEKFLSNMLAGVGGIDHALLVVACDDGVMAQTREHLAILQLTGKPSLTVALTKADRVDAARVSEVHADVVAVLAEFGFTQATLFATAAPENRGIDALREHLRQLPERSHPQHQRFRLAIDRAFTVKGAGLVVTGTALSGEVNVGDTLWLTGVDKPMRVRGLHAQNQPVERARAGQRIALNIVGDAQKEVLNRGDWLLSVQPPEPSGRVIVELQRHTPLTQWQSLHIHHAASHITGRVSLLEGDLAELVLDTPLWLADNDRLVLRDISARATLAGARVVTLNPPRRGKRKAEYLQWLHALTAAADDAQALETHLQRDAVRVDEFAWARQLNENGLAALTRNAGYLQAGHNLLSPALAACWQTKLLDALARYHDQHREEPGPGRERLRRIALPMEDEALVLLLIEQMRASGTIDSHHGWLHLPEHKAGFTEEQQAIWLRVADLFADEPWWVRDLAKEAGVEESLMRAVLRQAAQQGMITAIVKDRYYRNDRIVTFASMIRDLDQLRGSTCAADFRDTLNVGRKLAIQILEYFDRTGFTRRRGNDHILRDKALFL; this is translated from the coding sequence ATGATTATTGCCACCGCCGGACATGTTGACCACGGCAAAACGACGTTGCTGCAGGCGATCACCGGCGTTAATGCCGACCGCCTGCCGGAAGAGAAATCGCGCGGGATGACGATCGATCTGGGGTACGCCTACTGGCCACAGCCCGACGGTCGCGTACTGGGGTTTATCGATGTGCCGGGCCACGAAAAGTTTCTGTCTAACATGCTGGCGGGCGTGGGCGGTATTGACCACGCGTTGCTGGTGGTGGCCTGCGATGATGGCGTGATGGCGCAGACTCGCGAACATCTGGCCATTCTGCAACTGACGGGAAAGCCGTCGCTGACCGTGGCATTGACCAAGGCCGATCGCGTTGATGCGGCGCGCGTGAGCGAGGTGCATGCCGACGTGGTGGCGGTGCTGGCCGAATTTGGCTTTACCCAGGCGACGTTGTTTGCTACGGCGGCGCCGGAAAACCGGGGCATTGACGCGCTGCGCGAACATCTGCGCCAGCTACCTGAACGTAGCCACCCGCAGCATCAGCGTTTTCGCCTGGCTATCGATCGCGCCTTTACCGTAAAAGGGGCGGGCCTGGTGGTGACCGGCACCGCGCTCAGCGGCGAGGTCAACGTCGGCGATACGCTATGGCTGACCGGGGTGGATAAGCCGATGCGCGTGCGCGGGTTGCATGCACAAAACCAGCCGGTCGAGCGGGCGCGGGCCGGTCAGCGCATCGCGCTGAATATTGTCGGCGATGCGCAGAAAGAGGTGCTGAATCGCGGCGACTGGCTGCTGTCCGTTCAGCCTCCCGAGCCGTCCGGACGGGTGATTGTTGAATTACAGCGCCACACGCCGTTGACGCAGTGGCAGTCTTTGCATATCCACCATGCCGCCAGCCATATTACCGGACGCGTATCGCTGCTGGAGGGGGATCTCGCCGAACTGGTACTCGATACTCCGCTGTGGCTGGCAGATAACGACCGCCTGGTGCTGCGCGATATCTCCGCCCGCGCGACCCTGGCGGGAGCCCGCGTAGTGACGCTAAATCCGCCGCGGCGCGGGAAACGGAAAGCGGAATATTTGCAGTGGCTTCATGCGCTGACGGCGGCTGCGGATGACGCCCAGGCACTGGAGACGCACCTGCAGCGCGACGCGGTACGTGTGGATGAATTTGCCTGGGCCCGCCAGCTGAATGAAAATGGCCTGGCGGCGCTGACCCGCAACGCTGGCTATCTGCAGGCGGGTCATAATCTGCTCAGTCCTGCGCTGGCGGCGTGCTGGCAGACAAAACTCCTTGATGCGCTGGCGCGCTATCACGATCAGCATCGCGAGGAGCCTGGACCGGGCCGCGAACGTCTGCGGCGCATTGCGCTGCCGATGGAGGACGAAGCGCTGGTGCTGCTGCTGATTGAACAGATGCGCGCCAGTGGGACCATCGACAGCCATCACGGATGGTTGCATCTGCCGGAACACAAAGCGGGCTTTACCGAAGAGCAGCAGGCCATCTGGCTGCGGGTTGCCGACCTGTTCGCCGATGAGCCCTGGTGGGTACGCGACCTGGCGAAAGAGGCGGGCGTTGAAGAGTCGCTGATGCGCGCGGTGCTGCGTCAGGCGGCGCAGCAGGGCATGATTACCGCGATCGTCAAAGATCGTTATTATCGCAACGATCGGATTGTGACCTTTGCCAGCATGATCCGCGATTTGGATCAGTTGCGCGGTTCGACCTGCGCGGCAGACTTCCGCGATACGCTGAACGTCGGCAGAAAGCTGGCGATCCAAATCCTCGAATATTTTGACCGGACTGGCTTTACCCGCCGGCGCGGTAATGACCATATTCTGCGCGATAAGGCGTTGTTCCTGTAA